The Tenrec ecaudatus isolate mTenEca1 chromosome 13, mTenEca1.hap1, whole genome shotgun sequence genome segment cgacgacgctgcctccacagccagtggcgtccctgctccgcttggcctcgcttccttcctccagccctcctcccgcccctgttggtctggtcggcacccgcagctgcagccaaccagccagccagccagctagccagcaagcaggggaagccttcaagtgccacccgactgacctgccgggcccacggggctcgctcaccgacccacccacctccgcctccaccactgcgcgcctcgctggggtccatcatggggcgcggcaagcctaagcagaagccgcctcccaagaagaagaggaccggcaccctggacacggagttcacctgccccttctgcaaccaccccaaggcttgtgaagcaaagatggaccgtgcccgcggcaaagcggtcatctcctgtggcgtctgcttcgaggctttccaggcgcccatcacccacctctccgaccccgtggacgtgtacaacgcctgggtcgatgcctgtgaggaggccaaccaagagcagccccagagaagcgcccctgaggccacccacggtgtccccaacggcagccgtccacagcgggcgagcaccccacgggccctggttcctctcagatgcctgagccccggagcatgaataaagcgttctgccagcttgtctgggggcagggggcggatgggggcgcccaggacaaacagactgtgctgagagcggtagggactgaaagagagagcgtcagagacgaaaaaagaagagatggactgaataagagaatgagagaggggggcgggggagagtgagaaagagaaagcgagcgagcaagagacacagagagagggagagaatgaaagaccttgagagagagatgtacaaataggttcatccacctattcgattagtattccaggaatccgtgaagtccttgatttgtgcatgtgagcatgtctccatttcactggtcccatcaccttcccaacagttgtgccgccatcatccaggccacagccaacacggttatcctcccttcacacggtgtccggtgttttgtattccctcgttctccctggtacctctcaggggtcaccccgccctcctgttggctcctcggcgacacacacacacacacacacacacacacacacacacacacacacacagcctccctccaaatcccctgggaaaggaagcctttcctttgacaccgtccaacctgattccacaggtggccatggtaggatatacttttcctgcctcgcctgaagcctggcaggcgagcacttggagcttggagctggcctaggcaggggacagctcttggcacatgctttccgctccctggtgtctccccgcgccctccaactctcctctgcccggtccctgtctttcctcagcccagtcacggcccctccccacagggggactccagaaactcagaggaatgattcccatgcacactgccctgaggcgatctgggcagggctgcatatccagcccgccctccccccccagccccacctcgagggcgtggcctcctcaggcaggtttgtataaattgaccgctggcgggccctaggcccttggactccagctcccttctccagccactcctggatctggtttccggctcctgctccgcctccgactccgcctccgcctccgcttccccagaaggccgcctgctgatcccaggagccatctgcgacctgccaggaggacgacgaccaggatccacgacgacgctgcctccacagccagtggcgtccctgctccgcttggcctcgcttccttcctccagccctcctcccgcccctgttGGTCTGGTTGGCACCCGCAGCtgcagccaaccagccagccagccagctagccagcaagcaggggaagccttcaagtgccacccgactgacctgccgggcccacggggctcgctcaccgacccacccacctccgcctccaccactgcgcgcctcgctggggtccatcatggggcgcggcaagcctaagcagaagccgcctcccaagaagaagaggaccggcaccctggacacggagttcacctgccccttctgcaaccaccccaaggcttgtgaagcaaagatggaccgtgcccgcggcaaagcggtcatctcctgtggcgtctgcttcgaggctttccaggcgcccatcacccacctctccgaccccgtggacgtgtacaacgcctgggtcgatgcctgtgaggaggccaaccaagagcagccccagagaagcgcccctgaggccacccacggtgtccccaacggcagccgtccacagcgggcgagcaccccacgggccctggttcctctcagatgcctgagccccggagcatgaataaagcgttctgccagcttgtctgggggcagggggcggatgggggcgcccaggacaaacagactgtgctgagagcggtagggactgaaagagagagcgtcagagacgaaaaaagaagagatggactgaataagagaatgagagaggggggcgggggagagtgagaaagagaaagcgagcgagcaagagacacagagagagggagagaatgaaagaccttgagagagagatgtacaaataggttcatccacctattcgattagtattccaggaatccgtgaagtccttgatttgtgcatgtgagcatgtctccatttcactggtcccatcaccttcccaacagttgtgccgccatcatccaggccacagccaacacggttatcctcccttcacacggtgtccggtgttttgtattccctcgttctccctggtacctctcaggggtcaccccgccctcctgttggctcctcggcgacacacacacacacacacacacacacacacacacacacacacagcctccctccaaatcccctgggaaaggaagcctttcctttgacaccgtccaacctgattccacaggtggccatggtaggatatacttttcctgcctcgcctgaagcctggcaggcgagcacttggagcttggagctggcctaggcaggggacagctcttggcacatgctttccgctccctggtgtctccccgcgccctccaactctcctctgcccggtccctgtctttcctcagcccagtcacggcccctccccacagggggactccagaaactcagaggaatgattcccatgcacactgccctgaggcgatctgggcagggctgcatatccagcccgccctccccccccagccccacctcgagggcgtggcctcctcaggcaggtttgtataaattgaccgctggcgggccctaggcccttggactccagctcccttctccagccactcctggatctggtttccggctcctgctccgcctccgactccgcctccgcctccgcttccccagaaggccgcctgctgatcccaggagccatctgcgacctgccaggaggacgacgaccaggatccacgacgacgctgcctccacagccagtggcgtccctgctccgcttggcctcgcttccttcctccagccctcctcccgcccctgttggtctggtcggcacccgcagctgcagccaaccagccagccagccagctagccagcaagcaggggaagccttcaagtgccacccgactgacctgccgggcccacggggctcgctcaccgacccacccacctccgcctccaccactgcgcgcctcgctggggtccatcatggggcgcggcaagcctaagcagaagccgcctcccaagaagaagaggaccggcaccctggacacggagttcacctgccccttctgcaaccaccccaaggcttgtgaagcaaagatggaccgtgcccgcggcaaagcggtcatctcctgtggcgtctgcttcgaggctttccaggcgcccatcacccacctctccgaccccgtggacgtgtacaacgcctgggtcgatgcctgtgaggaggccaaccaagagcagccccagagaagcgcccctgaggccacccacggtgtccccaacggcagccgtccacagcgggcgagcaccccacgggccctggttcctctcagatgcctgagccccggagcatgaataaagcgttctgccagcttgtctgggggcagggggcggatgggggcgcccaggacaaacagactgtgctgagagcggtagggactgaaagagagagcgtcagagacgaaaaaagaagagatggactgaataagagaatgagagaggggggcgggggagagtgagaaagagaaagcgagcgagcaagagacacagagagagggagagaatgaaagaccttgagagagagatgtacaaataggttcatccacctattcgattagtattccaggaatccgtgaagtccttgatttgtgcatgtgagcatgtctccatttcactggtcccatcaccttcccaacagttgtgccgccatcatccaggccacagccaacacggttatcctcccttcacacggtgtccggtgttttgtattccctcgttctccctggtacctctcaggggtcaccccgccctcctgttggctcctcggcgacacacacacacacacacacacacacacacacacacacacacacacacacacacacagcctccctccaaatcccctgggaaaggaagcctttcctttgacaccgtccaacctgattccacaggtggccatggtaggatatacttttcctgcctcgcctgaagcctggcaggcgagcacttggagcttggagctggcctaggcaggggacagctcttggcacatgctttccgctccctggtgtctccccgcgccctccaactctcctctgcccggtccctgtctttcctcagcccagtcacggcccctccccacagggggactccagaaactcagaggaatgattcccatgcacactgccctgaggcgatctgggcagggctgcatatccagcccgccctccccccccagccccacctcgagggcgtggcctcctcaggcaggtttgtataaattgaccgctgg includes the following:
- the LOC142423956 gene encoding transcription elongation factor 1 homolog, giving the protein MGRGKPKQKPPPKKKRTGTLDTEFTCPFCNHPKACEAKMDRARGKAVISCGVCFEAFQAPITHLSDPVDVYNAWVDACEEANQEQPQRSAPEAT